ATGGTACAAAGGTATACTGTTAATTGTGGATTCAATAATATTATCTGCTATAATTTATATGATTTATATCTTATTAAATTTTAACTATAAATTTTACCTAATAATATCTTAAAATTATTAAATAAAAATCAATGATATTGGCTAAAAAATTAGTTTATTAACACTTCCTAGCATTAATATTAATTTTTTGTTAAAATGATACAAATACACAAAGGAAAACCGTGACGGATATCAGTATTTCAGTACTATAATTGTGAAAAAAAGAATTATATTATTCTAAAATCTTGGGCTAGAAACAGAAAATTTCACATAAAAAAACCTCTGTATGTATTACAGAGGTTTTTTCATCTTTAAATAGATAGAAAACAATACCGTTTCAAAGGATGCACTTATTTCAGCATATCTTGAGGCCGCCACATTGTGGTGCTAATTCACTGTTTATGTCCAACAAGCCGTGGAAAGTGATATTTCGGGAAATGCCGTTTTCCCATGCGATTTGTTTTTGTTGGATTTTTGAAAAGCAATTCGGCTGCGACAACCAGCAGAACCAGCGCTAGTTCGCCGACAAGAAAGAGCACCGAAACTACCAGTACGATCAGTGCACCCAGTTTAAAAATTATTTCTTTCATTGAATAAAAGTAGCGCTTCGCAACATAAAACAATAGGTTATTTCGCCCATTATTTACTACTCCATTCCCTTATTACAAGTAATATAAACTATTACACCACTGTCCGATTTGTTTACTATAATGGTATAAACAAATAAAAAAAACCTCTGCATAAAACAGAGGTTTTGTACCCGGTACCAGAATCGAACTGGTACATCTTGCGATACTAGAGTTTGAGTCTAGCGCGTCTACCAATTCCGCCAACCGGGCTCCTTATTGGGTTTGCAAATATAGATTTTTTTTTATTTCTGCAAAAGTAATTTCTTGCGGAATTCCGTGCGCGTGTATTACATTTTAAAACTCCAGTTCCAAACCATCATAAGCCAGATGTACATTTTCAGGCAGTTCAGATTCAGTCTGTGCGTGGCGACCCAGATGATGAGAAATGTGCGTGAGATACATCTTTTTCGGCTGCAACTCCTTGTTAAGCTCAAGAATCTGCGGCAAAATAAAGTGGGCGGGATGCGGATGCTCTTTTCGGATACAGTTCAGGATCAGATAGTCAAGATTACGCAACTTTTCCTTCTCCGCGTCCGAAATAGCACTCGCGTCTGTTATGTAGGCGAGTTTATTGACTTTGAATCCATAAATAGGGATTAAATGATGCATCACCTCCACCGGCGTTATTTCTACGTCGAAAAGGGTGAAAGAACCATTGATTTCGTGTAACTGAAATGAAGGTGCCCCCGGATATTTTACATCTGCAAACGCGTACGAAAAACGTTGCTTTATTTCGTTACCTACCCTCGCAGAACAGTACAAAGGCATGTCATGTCTGTTTTTAAAGATCAGCGGCCGAAGGTCATCCAGACCAATCACGTGATCGTTGTGTTCATGGGTCAGCATTACGGCGTCAATATTGTCTTCCTGATTGTCAAGCATTTGAAATCTGAAGTCAGGGCCGCAGTCAATAAGTATTTTTTTGTTGGAATTTGTGCTCACGAGAGCCGAGGAGCGCATACGCCTGTCGCGGTGGTCGGTTGAAGAGCAAACTTCGCAATGGCAGCCTATTACGGGGATTCCCTGTGAGGTTCCGCTCCCTAAAAATTTCAACTTCATTTTTTTTGACGGTGCTATATATTATCAGTAAATTTACAAAAAATTAAGAATTGCACGTGATTAATCAGAAACTAACACCTAAGCAGAAAGCTTTAGCCATCAATTTAGACGCGAATATCTACGGAACTTTCGCTGAAATCGGTGCAGGTCAGGAAACTGTCCGTCACTTTTTCAGGGCAGGTGGCGCATCGCGTACAATTGCAAAGGCGATGTCGGCGTATGATAAGGATTTCAGTGATGCAATTTATGGTAAAGAGGCTAAAAACCGCTATGTTACCCAAAACCGTCTGCGCAAGATGCTGCGCTACGAGGTTTCGCTTATTGAAGAAAGACTTACGCGCGACAACAACCCTGGCAGAAAGTTCTTTTCCTATGCCAACACGGTTACCACCATCAACTTCAACAAAACCATGAAGGGCCATGGCTGGGTAGGCCTGCGCTTCCAGCTTGACGAAAAGGAAGATTACAACGAGATTGTTCTCCACGTAAAGTTTATGGAAAACGATGCTACCCTGCAGCAGGAAACTTTAGGCAGTCTTGGCGTAAACCTTATTTACGGCGCTTATAACCTTTCGGATAATCCCCGTCACCTCATCGAATCCCTGTACGACGACATATCCACAGATAATGTGGAAATAGATATGATTGATTTCAGCGGACCCGCATTTGCATATGTCGACAACCGTTTAATGAGCCTCCAGCTTGTGAAAAACGGCATGACAGACGCTGTGATTTTCAATCCTGAGGGTAATAATATGCTGCCCGCTGATGTACTTTATAAGAAAAACATTTTCGCTGTACGTGGCAGTTTCCGGCCGGTTACGCTGGTGAATATCGATATGTTCGAACGTGGCCTTGAGATGTTTACTAAGGACACCTGCTGCAGCTTCGAAGATACCGTCGTTCTTTTTGAAATTACCATTTCGAATCTTCGCGCCGCCGGCGATATTGACGAACGGGATTTCCTCGATCGCGTGGACGTTCTGGCTAAACTCGGCTATACTGTAATCATTTCGAATTTTTCTGAATATTACCGTCTCATCGATTATTTCGCGAACTACACCAACGGCAAAATTGGTGTGGCAATGGGCGTAAATAACCTGTTGGATGTATTTGATGAGAACTATTACAAAAATCTTTCAGGCGGAATCCTCGAAGCGTTCGGGAAATTCTTCCGACAGGACATGACGGTCTATCTGTACCCGTACAAAGACCCTGAAACCCACGATTTACTTACTTCGAACAACCTTAAAGTAGGCGATAACCTCAAAGAACTTTACAAATACTTCAAGTTGAACCGCAGAATTGTAGACATCAAAGATTATAACCCTAACCACTCCGAAATTTACTCCCGCGATATCCTTCATAAGATAGCGAATCACGAGTCGGGATGGCAGAAACAGGTGCCGGATGGCGTAGCCGAAATGATTATTGAACGCGGAATGTTTGGCTACAAAGAAGAACTGAAACTGAAAGAATTCTCCTAAAAAAAACAATTATGTCTGAAATAAAAAAGCGTCTTTCCATCATCCTGGAAAGCCCCAATCATGATTTAAATGACAAACTGCAAAAAGTATGTCACCTTCTCGACCAGGAGATTCCTTATTTTAACTGGACGGGTTTTTACTTTAAAAACGGCGACAAAGACGAACTTATTTTAGGGCCTTATGTAGGCGCAGAAACGGATCACACGATTATACCGTTCGGAAAAGGCATTTGCGGACAGGTAGCCGTGTCTAATGAAACTTTTGTTGTGCCCGATGTGCATGATCAGGACAATTACCTGAGCTGCTCTATCGATACAAAAGCTGAAATCGTAGTTCCTATAATTAAAAATGGCGAGAATGTCGGTCAGATCGATATCGATTCACACACATTGAATCCGTTTACCGCTGAAGACCGGGAGATGCTTGAATGGCTTTGCGACGAAATCGCGAAGATTTACTGAATAAACTAAAAAGTGCGGATCGTAAGACCGCACTTTTTTTTTGAACTATCCTGCCAGAGCAGCGATACCCTTTTCATCTAACCGGAACACCGACCAATCCTCCATCGGTTTGGCACCAAATGATTTGTAAAATTCAAGTGCGGGTGTATTCCAGTCTAAAACCGACCATTCGAAACGGCCGCAATTTTCTTCTTTTGCAATTTTAGCTAATTCAACCAACAGCGATTTTCCGTAGCCTTTTCCGCGGTATTCGGGTTCTACAAATAAGTCTTCGAGATAAATCCCCGGCTTACCTACAAAAGTCGAAAAATTATAGAAGTATAGCGCAAATCCAGCGGGCTTTCCGTCGTCCTCCGCCATCAGGACTTTGGCGAAATTTTTATTGAAAATATTATCCTCGAGTTCTTCCACGGAAGTTACTACGTCGTTTGCGAGTTTTTCGTACACTGCGAGTTTTTTAATCAGATCAAAAATCACTGGGGTGTCACTTGGATTGGCTTTCCGAATTTTAAGCATTTTGAGATATTTTAAAGCAGCAAAAATAGCGTTTTTATACAAGTGAGCATTATTTGTACAGGTCGCAAGCCCCGATTGAAACGGCATCCTTTTCTGAGGAGGAACGACGAGGAAAAGATAGAGTGGAAAGCGGGATTAAGCTACAAAAAAAACCTCCGGAGAAATTCCGAAGGTCTATTACTTATTACCAATTACTTTGATATTAAATCTCTGTATTTAGATCCCAGTTCTGCAGATAATCGTGAACGTGCTTGAGGAACATGCCGCCCAGAGAGCCGTCTACCACGCGGTGATCGTAAGAATGTGACATGAACATCAGGCTCCGGATGGCTATCACGTCACCGTCTTTAGTTTCGAGCACTGCAGGTTTTTTCACAATTGCGCCCACGGCCATAATTGCGACCTGCGGCTGAGGAATAATAGGCGTTCCCATAAGGTTTCCGAATCCGCCAACGTTGGAAATGGTATACGTTGCGCCCTGCGTGTCTTCAGGTCTGAGTTTTTTATTTCTGGCGCGGTGCGCAAGATCGTTAATTGCTTTCGCAAGGCCTGAAAGTGACAGTTGATCAGCGTTTTTAATCACCGGAACAATTAAATTACCGTCCGGAAGCGCTGTGGCCATCCCGATATTGATGTTTTTCTTTTTAATGATTTTATCGCCATCCACCGACACGTTAATCATCGGGAAATCTTGAATTGCTTTCACAATGGCTTTCACGAAAATCGGCATGTAGGTGAGTTTTTCGCCCTCTCTTTTCTCGAAAATATCTTTATGTTTCGTACGCCATTTCACCACGTTGGTTACGTCGGTTTCAATGAATGACGTGACGTGCGGAGAGATTCTTTTTGAATTTACCATTGCATCAGCAATGATCTTACGAACGCGGTCCATCTGAATTACTTCATCGCCCTCTCCTACTTTCACAGGTGCGAAAACAGGTGCGGCAGCCTGCACTGGAGCAGCCACCGTTTGTGGTGCAGCAACCGCAGGAGCGGGTTGAGAAGTACGGTTTTCGATAAAGGCCAGGATATTTTCCTTGGTGATCCGGCCATCCATGCCGGTTCCTTTGATTGATTTCAATTCATTTTCTGAAATATTTTCCTGCTGCGCGATATTTTTGACCAGTGGTGAAAGGTAAAGATCACCCGTGAAGGCCTGTGGTGTGGCTCTTTCTAAAGTTTTATCGAGTTCCTGAATTTCCTGCTCGGACAGTTGAGGGATGTCGGTCTGCACCTCATCAGCGTGTTTCGGCTCCTGCGGTTGGTCTGCTACAGCGCCACCTTCGCCAGCAATTTCGAGGATCGCAATTACCTCGCCGATTTTAGCTACTTCATCCTTCTGTTTCAGGATTTTCACAATCTTCCCGGAAACAGGTGTTGGAACATCAGAATCTACTTTGTCTGTTGCGATTTCTACGACGGAATCATCTTCCTTCACCATGTCGCCTTCAGCGAACAGCCAGCTGATAATCGTAGCTTCCATCACGCCCTCTCCCATTGAAGGAAGTATTAATTTATATTCTGCCATATTGATAATTCGGTTTTTACAAAGATAAAATTTTTTGCGGATTAGCGAAATCTTAAATAATGTGCCGGTTTTCTAACATTTTTGCAAAAGCGCTCACGCCTTTAGTTTACGTGTAAACTTTAGTTTATTTTTGCGCAACAAAAGCTCTTATTATGAACCGTCTGTATATCGTCGCACTTTTTCACTTTAAAGAAAATTACCTTGATGAGGCCCTGCAACTGCTGGAGAAACTGGTTGCCGGAACCCGTAAAGAAGAAGGCTGCCTGCAATATGATTTGGTGGAAGATGTCGACAACAAAGGTATTTTCTTCCTCATGGAATTGTGGGAAACTGCGGAGCTTCACCGCCAGCACAGCGCATCGGAACATTTATCTGAATTCCGTAAAAATGCAGCACCCTTATTTGAAAGCAGCACCGAGGTTTACCGCGGCTCCAAAGTTTTCTGAACGATTTCAGCCTCAAAAACGTCGCAAAAATGATTTTTGATCTTCGTTTTTAATTCTGAAATGTCATCTGCAGAAAATTCACGTTCAAGTTCACTTTTAAGGGACGTAACGGCTTTATCTTTAATTCCGCACGGGATGATGTACTCAAAATAACGCAGATCTGTATTTACATTCAGGCCGAAACCGTGCATCGTGACCCATTTAGAAGTTTTAACGCCCATCGCACAGATTTTACGTGCATACGGTTTGCCTACGTCCAGCCAAACGCCGGTTTCGCCTTCACTGCGCATTCCGGTTAGGCCGTATTCAGCAATTACACGGATGATCACCTCCTCTAGGTTCCGCATGTAGAGAAATATATCAGACGCGAAATTGTCAAGATCCAGAACCGGATAGCCAATCAACTGCCCGAAACCGTGATAGGTAATATCCCCGCCGCGATTGGTCTGCACAAAAGTGGCACCTATTTCTTTTAATTTTTGAGAGTCTGCGAGCATATTGGCGCCATCGCCGGATTTCCCGATCGTGTACACGTGCGGATGCTCTACAAACAGCAAATAATTAGGCGTCTTTTCGCGCTCTTCATCAGTTTTTACGCGGTTTGCGAGCTTCATGGCGATAATCTGCTGCATCAGTTGGTCCTGATAGCTGTGCGCGTCTTCGTAATTCATTAACCCCAAATCCTCCAAAAGTAAAGTTCTGTTCTGTTTAGCTGACATATTCTTATAAATACCTGATTAACCGTTTGGCCTCATCGCTGAAAATTATAGATGAACCTTGATTTTCGCCCAAAAATAACGAATTAATTAATGACCTTCTGAATAAAATTCCGCGATGCTGTACGCCAGTCTTCATCGGAAAGCAGGATATTTACAAATGCCGTCCCGATGATTCCGCCTGCGGCTTTTGCCGTCACTTTGCTGAAATCTGCCTTATTCTTAATCCCGAAACCAATCATCACCGGATTTTTTAAATTCAACTCAGCAAGCCGCGTTAAGTACCCTTCATTATTAACATCTTTCGTTGCATTGCCCGTTGTTGAAGAACTTGAAACCGCGTAAAGAAAGCCGGAACTTAATGAATCTAGATAAAGTATGCGTTCATCTGAAGTTTCGGGTGTCACGAGAAATGTAAAAGTAAGATTGTATTTTTTGAGCACAGCGCGACAGTTTTTTTCAAATTCGATAGGAGGTACATCGGGAATAATCAATCCCGATACACCCGAATCAGCACATTCGCTACAGAAGTTCTCAAAGCCGAAAGTCAGGACCGGATTAATGTAACCCATTAAAATTACCGGGATTTTAATTTCATCTTTTACCTTTTTCAGTTGTTCAAATAGCTTAGCGACCGTCATTCCGTTTTTCAGAGCGCGCTCATGTGCGTGTTGAATCACGGGGCCGTCTGCCACAGGGTCGGAATACGGCATCCCGATTTCCACCAATTCTGCACCGGCATCCTGAATCAGTTTTAAAACTTCGCCGGTGCTCTCAAGCTCGGGGACACCAGCCGTAAAATAAATACTCAGCTTTTTTTCTTTCGGAATGTTGGACGCTGCAAATTGCATTTTATCTGTGTTAATCATAATTTTCTATTTACAAAAATGTTATTGTTAAAAAGTCGTTGCCCGCGCCCCGGCCTGAGTGGAGCTCTCCGCCGCGGAGGAAGCGGGAACGGAGGACGGAAAAAGGCGCCCAAAAATAAATGCTATAAATGTTTTAGATAAGTCTCCATGTCTTTGTCGCCCCGACCACTCAGGCAGATCACCACCACATCATCTTCGGCGAACGTTTTCTTTTTTAAGAGCGCCAATGCATGTGCACTTTCGAGCGCCGGAATAATTCCCTCAAGTTTTGTGAGCTCCATTGCGGCTTCAAGTGCCTCTTCGTCCGTGACGGAAACAAATTCAGCGCGTTTTTCCTTAAACAGATTCGCGTGGAAAGGCCCAATTCCGGGATAATCAAGTCCTGCAGAAATCGAGTGCGGCTCAATTACCTGCCCGTCGGCGGTTTGCATCACCAAACTTTTGCTGCCATGCAAAACGCCCAATGTACCGAGAAAAGTAGTGGCGGCAGATTTACCTGAAGCCACTCCGAAACCACCGGCTTCTGCCGCAATTATTTTCACGTCCGGCTCGTCCACAAAATGGTAAAAAGCACCTGCGGCATTGCTTCCGCCACCTACGCACGCCATTACATAATCTGGATTTTGGCGGCCAATCTTTTCGTTTAGTTGCCATTTTATCTCTTCCGAAATCACACTCTGGAAACGCGCAACCAAATCGGGAAAAGGATGCGGACCTACCACGCTTCCAATGATATAATGCGTAGTTGTTGGATTATTAATCCAGTCGCGTAACGCTTCATTCACGGCGTCTTTCAGCGTTTTGGAGCCCGAAACTGCCGGAATTATTGTTGCGCCGAGCATTTTCATTCTGGCGACGTTGGGAGCCTGGCGTGCAATATCAACTTCGCCCATGTACACAATGCATTCAAGACCCAACAGCGCACATGCGGTAGCGGTTGCCACTCCGTGCTGGCCCGCGCCTGTTTCTGCAATGATACGTCGCTTCCCGAGTTTTTTAGCCACCAAAGCCTGTCCGAGCGCATTGTTGATCTTGTGCGCACCGGTGTGATTCAGATCTTCACGTTTGAGATAGATCTGCGTGTAATATTTTTGGCTTAAGTTTTTGGCCAAATAGAGCGGTGTTGCTCGCCCTACATAGTTTTTCAGCAGGTCCTGAAACTCTTCCTGAAATTCTGCAGATTCAATAATCTCTATATATTTTTCCTTAAGTTCTGCCACGTTAGGATACAACATTTCAGGAATGAAAGCGCCGCCGAATTCGCCGTAATATCCGTGTACATCCGGGTTTTTATAATTTTCCATAGAATTGTTTTATTTTTTGAAGGTCTTTTACGCCGGGTTCTGTTTCAAACTTAGAATTGATGTCGAGCGCAAACGGACTTTGTATTATGTTATGAATGTCTTTGAAGTTTTCGGGTGAAATTCCGCCGCTTAGCAAATAGGGCTTTTGAATTTCCAGTTCATTCAGCAATTGCCAACCGAATGATTTGCCGGTGCCGCCGAATGATGCTGAATCGGTGTCGAAAAGGAAAAAATCTGCCAACGAATTTTGTGTGGTGAATTTTAATTTTTCGACGTCCGTTCCTATTCTGAAAACTTTTATAATTTTTATTTCTTTATCAACAAGCTTATCCCGCAACTCATCAATGAAGTTTTCGTCTTCGTCGCCATGAAGCTGGATGTAGTTCAGCGTGGCCTTTTCAGCAATTGCTGCAATATTTTGAGCGGTCTCGTTCACAAAAACTCCGACTTTCCCCGAATGATCAAGTTCCGAAATCTGTTTCAGGTTTAAATGATTAAGAACATATCTCGGAGATTTCGCGTAGAAAATAAAGCCCAGAAAATCTACATCCAAAGAAATTAACTCCTGAACCTGATTGGGTTGGGTAAGACCACAGACTTTAAGTTTCATTTTGCTCAGTTATTTGGATGAATTTTGGCGATAAATTCTTGAAAAGCAGCACCTGGATTTTCATTTTTCATGAAATATTCGCCCATTAAAAAACCGTCAAAGCCTTTTTGCTTTAAAAATTCGAAATCTTCCGGTCCTGAAATTCCGCTTTCCGCAACCGCTAAACTTCCTTTGGGCAAAAGATTCCTGAGGTTCACAGAATGTTGTAGATCAACCTTAAAATCTTTCAGATTCCGGTTGTTAATTCCGACTAAGTCGATGTTATTGTTAAAATGGCTGAGTTCGTCTTCGATATGAATTTCAAGCAAAACCTCTAACCCGAGTTGATGAGAAAGCGCCGTAAATTCCTCAACCTGCTGAACAGAAAGGCACGCGGCGATCAGCAAGATAACGTCTGCACCCATCGATTTGGCTTCGTAAAACTGATACTCGTCGATCATAAAATCTTTGCGCAGGATCGGGATATTGATCTGTTCGCGGATGTTTATGATATCACGCATTTCACCGCCAAAAAAATCTCTATCTGTTAAAACCGAAATTCCACTTGCCCCAAATTTCTCATAAGAATGCGCCACCTGTGCAATGTCCGCTTTATTATTGATGATTCCTTTGCTCGGCGACTGTCTTTTAAATTCAGTAATGATTCCGGATTTCGCAGTGAGTGTTTCCTTTAATGAGAGCGTTTTGCGGCTGAAAAATGCAGCATCTTTAAGTTCCGAAACAGAAACGGATGCCATGGCGGCTGCAATTTCCTCTTTTTTTCTTTTTATTATTTGATCTAAAATGGTCATGTTCAGTTCTGGTTTATGTTTGGTTGATGCGTTGCGACCCGGCTTGAACGGAGCTCTCCGCCGCGGCGGAAGCGGGAGTGGAAGACGGAAATTGTCGCCATAAAAATCTTAATCTATAATATTATTGAGACAACGGAGCGCGTGCCCGTTTTCCAAACTGTTTTTTGCAAGGGTAAGGCAGTTTTCGTAACCTCCAAATTTCCCGGTGTTTTTGAGCGCCATCGCGGCATTTGCGAGTACCACCGAATTCTGCTCATAAGATCCTTTTCCTTCCAGAATTGTTTTGAAAATCACGGCGGCTTCCTGCTTCGAGTTTCCCCCAAAAATCGCTTCGGGACTAATGTTTCGGAAGCCTAATTCTTCAGCAGAATAGATAAATTCACCTTCGGGCTCGAAAATCTTGGTGTCGGAAGTGAGTGAAATCTCGTCGTAGCCGTCCAGCGCGTGCACAAGCAGAAAATTTTCGTGTTTTTTCTGCAGTAGATATTGATAGATCCGTGCGATCTCCAGACTATACACGCCGATCATCGGGAATTTAGGTTTCGCAGGATTTACGAGCGGGCCCAGGATATTGAAAAACGTCCGTAAGCCGAGCCCTTTCCGCAAAGGTGCAACCGCCCGTAAAGCCGGATGAAAAAGAGGCGCGTGCAGAAAACAGATATTGCCTTTCGCCAAATCTTTCTGCAGATCTTCGGAATTTGTTTTGAACTGATAGCCAAGTTCTTCAAGCACGTTCGACGAACCAGAAACTGACGTAACGCCGTAGTTGCCGTGTTTGGCGACTTTCTGCCCCGCTCCTGCCACCACAAATGATGCGAGCGTAGAAATATTGAAAGTATCTTTTCCGTCGCCGCCTGTACCCACGATATCGACTAAATCATCAGTTCCGAGGTCTACAGGAACCGCAAGCCGCAGCAGCGCCTCCTGAAATCCCTCCATTTCCTCGAGCGTGATCGCGCGCATCAGGAAAACCGTGACGAACGATGTTACTTCGTTTTCATTGAATTTGTTCTGCGCAATTTCGGTAAGAATAGCTTTCGCTTCGGCTTTGGAGAGCGTATTATGGTTGAATAAATATTGTAAAATCTGTTTCATCTTAATTCTTTAGAAAATTTTCGAGAATCTTTCTTCCATCGGGCGTTAAAATGCTCTCGGGGTGATACTGCACCGCGTGTACATTGTAGGTTTTGTGTTTCAGACTCATAATCATCCCACTTTGATCAACACTTGTAATTTCGAGTTCTTCGGGAAAGTCCGTCGGATTGACCGCCCACGAATGGTAACGCCCAACTTCCAGTGTTTCAGGCAAATCATTTAAAATCCTGTGTGGCCGGATCTGTTTGGATTCCGTCGCAACACCGTGAAAAATCTCCGAAAGATTAATTAAACTGCCGCCAAATGCCTCCGCAATCGCCTGCTGGCCAAGGCAAACCCCAAGAATAGACTTTGTAGGCGCATATTTCTTAATTACATCGAGTAAAATGCCGGCTTCTTCAGGAATTCCGGGTCCGGGCGAAAGGATAATTTTGTCGTAGGCCTCAATGTTTTCAATTGGTATCCCGTCATTCCGGAAAACATCCACTTTGCCACCCGTGATCTGCTCTATCATCTGAACCAGATTGTAGGTGAAGCTGTCGTAATTATCGAATACTAATATTTTCATTTTCTTGATCTTGTGTTAAATAATTTTTTCTGCTTTCACAATTGCTTTTTTCAATGCGCCAAGCTTGTTGTTCACTTCCTGAAGCTCGTTTTCTGCGATAGATCTGGCTACAATTCCAGCTCCGGCCTGGTAAAACAAAGTATTGTTCCTGCTTAGAAATGTGCGGATCATAATGGCCTGGTTACAGCTTCCGTCGAAACCGACAAAGCCGATCGAACCGCCATAGAAACTCCGCGAAGTCTTTTCATATCCGTCGATGAGCTGCATCGCGCGGTATTTTGGCGCGCCGCTTAATGTACCTTGCGGGAATGTCGTGGCAATCATTTCATAAGGGTTCTGATTTTTGTCAAGGTCGGCAGTAACCTCAGAAACCATATGGATAACGTGCGAAAAAAACTGGATTTCCTTGAGTTTGGAAACTTGGGTGTTTTTTCCTAAAATGCTCAGATCATTTCTGGCAAGGTCCACAAGCATCGTATGTTCAGCATTTTCTTTTGCATCTTTTTTGAGTTCTTCCGCAGCCTTTAAATCTTCTTCTATGTTTCCGGTCCGTTTGAAAGTTCCCGCGATGGGATGAATGACGGCTTGATTGTTTTTGATGATCAGTTGGCTTTCCGGGCTGGAGCCCATCAGTTTATAGTCGCCGTAATCAAAGAAAAAAAGATAAGGTGACGGATTTATATTGCGCAACGCGCGATATACATTGAATTCGTCGCCCCGAAATTTTTGGTGAAACCTGCGGCTCAGTACAAGCTGAAAAACGTCTCCGCGAAAACAATGTTTCTTGGCAGTTTCCACTGAATTTCTGTATTCTTCATCGGTTAAATTAGATTCTTCCTCTCCTATTTTCGCAAAAGGAAACACCGGAGCATTTTTTTGCTGGATTAAATTTTCAATAACTGACATTTCGGATTTTAAACCTTCAATTTTATTTTCGATCAGAAACATTTCATCATTGTGATGATTGATCGCAATAACGTACTGATACAGGCGATACCGCATCAGGGGAATATTGTTTTCCGGCGAAAGCTCCTTAAATTTTATATGCTCGAAAAACGGAACTGCATCGTACGAAGTGTAACCAAAAAATCCCTGCGCAACCTTTCCGATAGTCATTGGTGGCACTTCACACTCAAACACTTTTGAAAAATCCTGCAGTAAATCCGTAAGTTTTTCATTTTCAATATTGATGCTTTCGGCGCTTTCAAGCGGAAACTTAATCTGAGCTTCGGTGTAGTTCCGGATCTCAATTCCGGCAACCGCATTCACCGCGATAAACGAAAAATTATTATCGGTATTTTGGTTTCCGGCGCTTTCGAGGAGGATGGTATCCCGAAACTGATCACGAAGCCTGAGGTAAATTCCGATCGGCGTAAAGAGGTCGCTTAGCGTAGATTTTACGGTAGTTTTAAGTTTTATTACTTTATTGAATTTCATAAATCCGGCGTTTTTAAATAAAAAAAAGACTTTAACATTACGTCAAAGTCTTTTTTATTTTTGATAAAATATAATTTTTACACAAAAGAGCGATGCTCAAGACTTTGAAAGTTTTGAGGCCACCACCAGTTTGTATTTTGGGTCGTTTTCATTGGTACAAATGTAGAAATGTTTTTTGAACTTTAAACAAAAAGTGAAAAAACTTTGTGTCATCCCTAAAAATGCATCGCGGATTTTAGTTATACCTCTCTGAATATCAACATTTTTTAAGCAAGATCAGCCGCTTTAAAACAATCCGAATTGACGGATAAGTGCGATGCTAAATTTCTTCAATACAGAAAAATTGCGAATCAACTAATATAAAAGGATGTTAATTTTAAAGTAAAACCAAT
This window of the Flavobacteriaceae bacterium 3519-10 genome carries:
- a CDS encoding Metal-dependent hydrolases of the beta-lactamase superfamily I; PhnP protein translates to MKLKFLGSGTSQGIPVIGCHCEVCSSTDHRDRRMRSSALVSTNSNKKILIDCGPDFRFQMLDNQEDNIDAVMLTHEHNDHVIGLDDLRPLIFKNRHDMPLYCSARVGNEIKQRFSYAFADVKYPGAPSFQLHEINGSFTLFDVEITPVEVMHHLIPIYGFKVNKLAYITDASAISDAEKEKLRNLDYLILNCIRKEHPHPAHFILPQILELNKELQPKKMYLTHISHHLGRHAQTESELPENVHLAYDGLELEF
- a CDS encoding Nicotinamide mononucleotide adenylyltransferase; its protein translation is MHVINQKLTPKQKALAINLDANIYGTFAEIGAGQETVRHFFRAGGASRTIAKAMSAYDKDFSDAIYGKEAKNRYVTQNRLRKMLRYEVSLIEERLTRDNNPGRKFFSYANTVTTINFNKTMKGHGWVGLRFQLDEKEDYNEIVLHVKFMENDATLQQETLGSLGVNLIYGAYNLSDNPRHLIESLYDDISTDNVEIDMIDFSGPAFAYVDNRLMSLQLVKNGMTDAVIFNPEGNNMLPADVLYKKNIFAVRGSFRPVTLVNIDMFERGLEMFTKDTCCSFEDTVVLFEITISNLRAAGDIDERDFLDRVDVLAKLGYTVIISNFSEYYRLIDYFANYTNGKIGVAMGVNNLLDVFDENYYKNLSGGILEAFGKFFRQDMTVYLYPYKDPETHDLLTSNNLKVGDNLKELYKYFKLNRRIVDIKDYNPNHSEIYSRDILHKIANHESGWQKQVPDGVAEMIIERGMFGYKEELKLKEFS
- a CDS encoding GAF domain-containing protein; amino-acid sequence: MSEIKKRLSIILESPNHDLNDKLQKVCHLLDQEIPYFNWTGFYFKNGDKDELILGPYVGAETDHTIIPFGKGICGQVAVSNETFVVPDVHDQDNYLSCSIDTKAEIVVPIIKNGENVGQIDIDSHTLNPFTAEDREMLEWLCDEIAKIY
- a CDS encoding acetyltransferase, GNAT family — its product is MPFQSGLATCTNNAHLYKNAIFAALKYLKMLKIRKANPSDTPVIFDLIKKLAVYEKLANDVVTSVEELEDNIFNKNFAKVLMAEDDGKPAGFALYFYNFSTFVGKPGIYLEDLFVEPEYRGKGYGKSLLVELAKIAKEENCGRFEWSVLDWNTPALEFYKSFGAKPMEDWSVFRLDEKGIAALAG
- a CDS encoding Dihydrolipoamide acyltransferase component of branched-chain alpha-keto acid dehydrogenase complex yields the protein MAEYKLILPSMGEGVMEATIISWLFAEGDMVKEDDSVVEIATDKVDSDVPTPVSGKIVKILKQKDEVAKIGEVIAILEIAGEGGAVADQPQEPKHADEVQTDIPQLSEQEIQELDKTLERATPQAFTGDLYLSPLVKNIAQQENISENELKSIKGTGMDGRITKENILAFIENRTSQPAPAVAAPQTVAAPVQAAAPVFAPVKVGEGDEVIQMDRVRKIIADAMVNSKRISPHVTSFIETDVTNVVKWRTKHKDIFEKREGEKLTYMPIFVKAIVKAIQDFPMINVSVDGDKIIKKKNINIGMATALPDGNLIVPVIKNADQLSLSGLAKAINDLAHRARNKKLRPEDTQGATYTISNVGGFGNLMGTPIIPQPQVAIMAVGAIVKKPAVLETKDGDVIAIRSLMFMSHSYDHRVVDGSLGGMFLKHVHDYLQNWDLNTEI
- a CDS encoding Octanoate-[acyl-carrier-protein]-protein-N-octan oyltransferase, coding for MSAKQNRTLLLEDLGLMNYEDAHSYQDQLMQQIIAMKLANRVKTDEEREKTPNYLLFVEHPHVYTIGKSGDGANMLADSQKLKEIGATFVQTNRGGDITYHGFGQLIGYPVLDLDNFASDIFLYMRNLEEVIIRVIAEYGLTGMRSEGETGVWLDVGKPYARKICAMGVKTSKWVTMHGFGLNVNTDLRYFEYIIPCGIKDKAVTSLKSELEREFSADDISELKTKIKNHFCDVFEAEIVQKTLEPR